AGTTTTATACAAGTCGTTGTTTTTCAATATTTTATACTCCAGTCGAAAAGTATTACATTTTCTTGAATATGTTTCTTTTTTCAGGTAAAATAACCACTCTATGAAGCAATTTGTCATTGGAATTGATATTGGCGGTACAAATATAAAGATCGGCCTTATTAACAAAAAGGCGGAGATTCTTTTTAGGCTAAATTTGAAAACAAAGACTGTTAGTAAAAATACTAATCAGTTAGTTGAAGGTTTAGCGACTGCTTGCCTTAAAGTCATATCTGAAAACCATCTAGAAAAGAATCAAATTCTTGGTGTTGGCATTGGCCTTCCTGGTCTTGTGGATATTAAGCATAATATTGTTTATTCTTTAACGAATATCAAGGGATGGAAAAACGTTCCTTTAAAGAAAATTATTGAGAAAAAGATCGGGATTCCAGTTTTTATTGACAATGATGTTAATGTGATTGCATTGGCAGAGTGGACATACGGTGCAGGAAAAGGTGCGGCGGATTTAATTTGTATGACATTGGGCACAGGTGTTGGAGGAGGACTTATTTTAAATAATGCGATTTATCGGGGACCAGGTTTTGCGGCAGGGGAATTGGGCCATACGCCTCTTAATGAAAAAGGAAAGAACTGCAATTGTGGTGGGTTTGCTTGCATGGAAACGGTTGTTGGAAATCAGTATTTGGAAAAGAAAGCAAAAAGATTTCTTAATCAAAAAGATATAACGCTTGAGCAAGTGACGGCTTTAGCTAATAAAGGAAATAAAAAAGCAGTTTTGTTTTGGGAGCAAACGGCAGAGCATATTTCTAACGGTTTGATTGGGGTTGTCAACACTCTTAATCCAAGTCTTATTCTTGTTGGGGGCGGTGTGGCCGAAGCATATAAATATATTTTTCCTGTGATGCGCCAAGTTATTAAAAAAAGAGCAATGCATATTCAGGGTC
This Candidatus Omnitrophota bacterium DNA region includes the following protein-coding sequences:
- a CDS encoding ROK family protein, which gives rise to MKQFVIGIDIGGTNIKIGLINKKAEILFRLNLKTKTVSKNTNQLVEGLATACLKVISENHLEKNQILGVGIGLPGLVDIKHNIVYSLTNIKGWKNVPLKKIIEKKIGIPVFIDNDVNVIALAEWTYGAGKGAADLICMTLGTGVGGGLILNNAIYRGPGFAAGELGHTPLNEKGKNCNCGGFACMETVVGNQYLEKKAKRFLNQKDITLEQVTALANKGNKKAVLFWEQTAEHISNGLIGVVNTLNPSLILVGGGVAEAYKYIFPVMRQVIKKRAMHIQGRMVRIKKTTLGQDAGIIGSQVLVLEMLGAHQA